A single Mercenaria mercenaria strain notata chromosome 9, MADL_Memer_1, whole genome shotgun sequence DNA region contains:
- the LOC123530253 gene encoding uncharacterized protein LOC123530253 yields MEAGTARSEPEFDDCEATAAFFMTAKSKRKPQHLAQSSFGSRRQTAQQPKSSPTEITHTPEAGVFHSSAGLHGKGVLLKTTIATVSSTKVQLYTNILFDEGSHKSFITESLAEELELTRNGTETIYLSSFGSTSNKIMQVDTATVYLVTDEYQKIPVKVLIVPTISTPLNNRLQNTASKLPYLRGLKLAHPVTEDNNFTISMLIGADFYWDIAEDRIIRGEGPTAVKSKIGYLLSQPVPAESAHSTNHVCNVNTSHFSPDMLERFWSLESMGITQTTEDNDISDYFKNYQQSCIEFKDSRYSTKLPWKLEHPPLPTNYEVTKKRTENTIRRLQKNPYLLQKYDDIITEQERRGFIEKVITDTPPTGQVHYIPHHPVKKESSTTPIRIVYDCSCRQSPNLPSLNDCLESTPPILNDLSNILVRFRLHKYAVTADIEKAFLHVGLDERDRDATRFLWSGDILNPSSPLCIYRFKAVLFGATCSPFMLSATILKHLELNKHVQAAEVIQRDLYVDNVLSSFESESSACTYFKGARCLMRKAGMNLRSWTSNSEKLRSLAAADGVLDNDVIIKVLGMQWNPNTDELSFTNRSIPSLDVITKRTILKFSSQIYDPLGLLSPVTVRAKILLQELWKSKYDWDIFLPEVIRDSWNQLVEDLNRVTDVKFSRQLLPTQNPNSTTCRHIFVDASIKSYGAVAYFSNEKQTRILMAKNRVAPLKTLTLPQLELMAALIGARLASHLQKSLQTPNVTFWSDSQIVLHWLTTSKPLKRFVRNRVDEINQLTGKSLWRYCPTNDNPADLLTRGISADIFLDNQLWNTGPSWLTNRVQWPTWEYEHVTPQTTTEKNAGNSEEISVSSLQCSDTLGIHNVIDITHYSSYTKLLRVTANVMRFINNCRQNANRQTGSLSASELHDAEIPWLRSCHANSVKEEIENLKGNRNRLPLVRQLRLYLDTDGLIRCGGRIHNAPLEYATKFPYLLPKKHKLTRLVIQDAHGKQLHSGVNATITHLRQKYWIPAIRQCVRSVLRTCVICTRVIGKPYRAPDPPPLPKIRVEEAPPFSVTGVDFTGVLYVRNETGSESKCFICLFTCAITRAVHLEVVPDLSTDSFLQAFRRFSSRKSLPKLMISDNATTYLSAASQLKKLFLSTSLQEALSMKGTEWKFIPKRAPWYGGFWERLIGLTKTTLKKILGRAFVTMETLRTIVTEIEAILNDRPITYTSSNIEDMEPLTPAHLLYGRRMTSLPYYDIETETGMASVQIDQSILTRRAKIQANIINHFWKRWKTEYLTSLREYHKTTGSNERSIRAGDVVQVHDEGPRLRWKLAVVQELITGNDGLVRAAKIKTVNGLTTRPVVKLYPLETVTSEK; encoded by the exons ATGGAGGCTGGTACGGCGCGCAGTGAACCGGAATTCGACGACTGCGAGGCTACAGCAGCGTTTTTCATGACAGCAAAATCTAAAAGAAAACCACAACATCTCGCGCAATCATCATTCGGAAG CAGACGACAAACAGCTCAGCAGCCGAAGTCATCCCCAACAGAAATTACGCATACACCGGAAGCTGGAGTATTTCATTCATCAGCAGGTCTACACGGTAAAGGAGTCTTGTTGAAAACAACCATAGCAACCGTTTCGTCAACTAAAGTACAGCTATATACCAACATACTGTTCGATGAAGGTTCACATAAATCCTTTATTACGGAAAGTTTAGCAGAAGAACTTGAACTCACCAGAAACGGCACAGAGACAATATACTTGTCATCCTTCGGCTCTACTAGTAACAAGATAATGCAAGTAGACACAGCAACAGTTTACCTAGTAACAGACGAATATCAGAAAATACCAGTCAAAGTCCTGATTGTACCTACAATATCAACGCCTCTCAACAACAGATTACAGAATACAGCTTCAAAATTACCATACCTTCGTGGATTAAAACTTGCTCACCCGGTGACAGAAGACAATAACTTCACCATTTCTATGCTTATAGGTGCAGACTTTTATTGGGACATAGCAGAAGACCGTATAATACGTGGAGAAGGACCGACAGCTGTCAAGTCGAAGATAGGTTACTTGTTATCTCAACCAGTCCCAGCCGAGAGCGCGCACAGTACAAATCACGTCTGCAATGTAAATACGTCACACTTTTCTCCAGACATGCTTGAACGATTTTGGAGCCTAGAAAGTATGGGGATTACACAGACTACTGAAGACAACGACATATCagattactttaaaaattatcagcAATCGTGCATAGAATTCAAAGATAGCAGATATTCGACTAAGTTACCATGGAAACTAGAACATCCGCCGTTGCCAACTAACTATGAGGTAACTAAGAAGAGGACAGAAAACACCATAAGAAGACTACAGAAAAACCCGTATCTACTACAAAAATACGACGACATAATTACAGAGCAGGAACGCAGAGGTTTTATAGAAAAAGTCATTACTGATACCCCACCCACCGGACAAGTCCATTATATACCCCACCACCCAGTCAAAAAGGAATCTTCAACTACACCAATTCGGATCGTGTACGACTGTAGCTGTCGACAGTCACCTAACTTACCTAGTTTAAATGATTGCCTGGAATCGACCCCGCCGATACTTAACGACCTTTCCAACATACTAGTCAGATTTCGTCTCCACAAATACGCTGTTACAGCAGACATAGAAAAAGCCTTTTTACATGTAGGACTGGACGAAAGAGATAGAGATGCTACTCGATTTTTATGGTCTGGTGACATTCTAAACCCGAGCAGTCCACTATGTATTTACCGTTTTAAGGCAGTTTTGTTTGGAGCTACATGTTCTCCGTTCATGCTTAGTGCTACCATTTTGAAGCATCTAGAACTCAACAAACACGTGCAGGCAGCGGAAGTCATCCAGAGAGATTTATACGTCGACAACGTCCTGTCAAGCTTTGAATCTGAGTCGTCTGCGTGTACCTACTTCAAAGGAGCTAGATGTCTGATGAGGAAAGCCGGTATGAATCTAAGGTCATGGACGTCGAACAGTGAAAAATTGCGATCCTTGGCGGCAGCCGACGGAGTACTTGACAATGACGTCATCATCAAGGTACTTGGAATGCAATGGAACCCAAATACAGATGAACTGTCATTTACCAATAGAAGTATACCAAGCTTAGATGTAATAACCAAGAGGACAATTCTCAAATTCTCGTCACAGATATACGACCCTCTCGGTTTACTTAGCCCAGTTACGGTTCGAGCTAAGATCTTACTTCAAGAGCTCTGGAAAAGTAAATACGACTGGGACATATTCCTACCGGAAGTTATAAGAGACAGCTGGAACCAGCTTGTAGAAGACCTGAATAGAGTCACAGACGTCAAGTTTTCAAGACAGCTATTACCTACACAGAACCCGAATAGTACCACATGCCGTCATATATTTGTTGACGCTAGTATTAAGTCATACGGAGCAGTGGCATATTTCAGTAACGAGAAACAAACAAGAATACTTATGGCTAAGAACAGAGTCGCTCCACTAAAGACTTTGACCTTACCTCAGTTGGAGCTCATGGCTGCTTTGATTGGTGCTCGGTTAGCCTCACATCTACAGAAGAGTTTACAGACACCAAATGTAACGTTTTGGTCAGATAGTCAGATAGTGTTACATTGGCTGACAACATCAAAACCTCTCAAACGCTTTGTGAGAAATCGTGTCGATGAAATCAACCAACTTACAGGAAAATCACTATGGAGATATTGCCCTACGAACGATAATCCAGCCGACTTACTTACACGTGGTATATCTGCAGACATTTTCCTCGATAACCAGTTATGGAACACCGGTCCGTCATGGTTGACAAACAGAGTACAGTGGCCTACCTGGGAATACGAACACGTGACACCGCAGACGACAACTGAAAAGAATGCTGGTAACTCAGAAGAGATCAGCGTGTCAAGTTTACAGTGCTCAGACACACTCGGAATCCATAATGTAATTGACATTACACATTACAGTTCTTACACCAAGCTACTTCGCGTCACAGCTAATGTTATGAGATTCATCAACAATTGCAGACAAAATGCAAACAGACAAACCGGAAGTTTATCGGCGAGCGAACTTCATGATGCTGAAATTCCATGGTTGAGATCCTGTCATGCGAACTCGGttaaagaagaaattgaaaatctGAAGGGTAATAGAAACCGGTTACCGCTCGTCAGACAACTGCGTTTATACCTAGATACAGACGGACTTATTCGTTGCGGAGGAAGAATTCATAATGCACCGCTGGAATACGCAACAAAGTTTCCCTACCTGTTACCAAAGAAACATAAACTTACCAGATTAGTCATCCAAGATGCACACGGAAAACAACTTCATTCTGGAGTAAACGCCACCATTACTCACCTTAGACAAAAGTACTGGATTCCTGCCATTCGCCAGTGCGTCCGATCAGTACTAAGGACGTGTGTAATTTGTACAAGAGTTATTGGCAAGCCGTATCGAGCACCAGACCCACCGCCACTCCCGAAGATCCGAGTAGAAGAAGCCCCACCGTTCAGTGTTACAGGTGTGGATTTTACTGGTGTGCTTTACGTCAGGAACGAAACCGGAAGTGAGTCCAAATGTTTCATCTGCTTATTCACATGCGCAATTACAAGGGCCGTTCATTTGGAAGTAGTTCCAGATTTGTCGACGGATTCATTCTTACAAGCATTCAGGAGGTTTAGCAGCAGAAAATCCTTGCCAAAACTCATGATCTCGGACAACGCCACAACTTACCTGTCAGCAGCCAGTCAACTTAAGAAACTTTTCCTGTCAACTTCTCTACAAGAAGCGCTCAGCATGAAGGGAACAGAGTGGAAGTTTATACCAAAGCGGGCCCCGTGGTATGGCGGATTTTGGGAACGGTTAATAGGTCTTACCAAGACGACTTTGAAGAAGATTCTCGGAAGAGCTTTTGTAACCATGGAAACTTTACGTACCATTGTGACTGAAATCGAGGCAATTTTAAATGACAGACCTATCACGTACACTTCCTCAAACATAGAAGACATGGAACCATTAACACCGGCACATCTTCTTTACGGCCGTAGGATGACGTCACTTCCGTATTACGACATTGAAACGGAAACCGGCATGGCGTCTGTTCAGATTGACCAGTCAATACTTACCCGGAGAGCGAAGATCCAGGCGAATATAATCAACCATTTTTGGAAACGCTGGAAGACTGAGTATTTGACCTCTTTACGAGAATACCACAAAACTACAGGATCAAACGAACGATCTATACGGGCCGGAGATGTGGTACAAGTTCACGATGAAGGACCAAGGCTGCGCTGGAAACTTGCAGTAGTCCAGGAACTGATTACAGGAAATGATGGTTTAGTTCGCGCCGCGAAAATAAAGACTGTAAATGGGCTAACGACGAGACCAGTGGTGAAACTGTATCCGTTAGAGACTGTTACCAGTGAAAAGTGA
- the LOC128559280 gene encoding uncharacterized protein LOC128559280 gives MNLQKLQTQREGHRRFVDRYLIKIEQAKENSSLLEFNAILESVEAKVQILETLNEKILSNTEIECIEDEIFQAEEYSLQLEIKLRQLREFRNQQEKFSTTSLPREDQQTSREIHDQENSRESGDQQSLRERDGQRNGNASNSEDRYFNDRNVSNNSYNQFYRLPKISLPTFNGDILTWQSFWDSYESTIHMNNNLTDVQKFSYLKSQLEGKAAQVIEGFAMANVNYIRAVDLLKERFGQQHKIMHVAMQSLLKLPAPSNRVTSLRNFYYKMETFIRSLEAMGQCQESYGSLLVPVVLEKLPSEI, from the coding sequence ATGAATCTACAGAAATTACAAACACAGAGAGAGGGCCATCGACGTTTCGTTGACAGATATCTCATCAAAATTGAGCAGGCGAAGGAGAATTCGTCATTACTGGAGTTTAACGCTATTCTAGAATCAGTTGAAGCCAAGGTACAAATACTAGAGACACTTAACGAGAAAATACTTTCAAACACAGAAATCGAGTGTATAGAAGACGAGATATTCCAAGCAGAAGAGTATTCACTACAGCTGGAGATAAAGTTGCGTCAACTCAGAGAATTCCGAAATCAACAAGAGAAGTTTTCTACAACGTCACTTCCCCGAGAAGATCAGCAAACATCAAGAGAAATACATGATCAGGAGAATTCTAGAGAGTCAGGTGATCAGCAAAGTTTACGGGAGAGAGATGGACAGCGAAATGGTAACGCCTCAAACTCAGAAGATAGGTATTTCAACGACAGAAATGTGAGTAATAATTCGTATAATCAATTTTACAGATTACCTAAAATTTCCCTGCCAACATTCAATGGCGATATATTAACATGGCAATCATTCTGGGATTCTTATGAGTCTACCATACATATGAACAATAACCTTACCGATGTGCAAAAGTTTAGTTACTTGAAATCACAACTTGAAGGAAAAGCAGCACAAGTGATTGAAGGATTCGCCATGGCAAATGTTAACTACATCCGGGCTGTTGATCTACTCAAAGAAAGATTCGGACAGCAACATAAGATAATGCACGTAGCCATGCAATCCTTGTTGAAATTACCTGCCCCGTCAAACAGAGTTACTAGTTTGagaaacttttattataaaatggaGACATTCATACGTAGTTTAGAAGCCATGGGACAGTGTCAAGAAAGTTATGGTAGCTTGTTAGTGCCTGTTGTGTTAGAAAAATTACcaagtgaaatttga